A genomic window from Rhizobium sp. EC-SD404 includes:
- a CDS encoding glycosyltransferase family A protein, with amino-acid sequence MAIPAGSMPEAPVCVIIAAMDASATIGRAVRSALNEPEVGEVIVVDDGSSDATAAVAASSDDGSGRLKVISLPENAGPSHARNRALELSNCAFVAILDADDFILPGRFRRLLRQSADWDFIADNILLIDAAHADAPLDVADIAEDGYMLTTLQFIQGNISQAGVERAEIGFLKPVMKRAFLDRHGLRYDETMRLGEDYDLYLRALASGARYRVVHACGYGATVRANSLSGRHRTADLKMLYEADQRIRAKFQLTAAEQEALSRHEAQIRRRYDLRAFLDQKKEIGLGASVAQLLGRPRVFWHVMAGVLRDKKQAHLLRSNAGTPMTLPRYLLPTRMAHKE; translated from the coding sequence ATGGCAATTCCCGCGGGCAGCATGCCCGAGGCTCCAGTCTGCGTCATCATCGCAGCGATGGACGCCTCGGCAACAATCGGCCGGGCTGTTCGGTCAGCTCTGAACGAGCCGGAAGTCGGCGAGGTCATCGTGGTCGACGACGGCTCGAGCGACGCGACGGCCGCGGTGGCCGCGTCGTCCGATGACGGCAGCGGTCGCCTGAAAGTCATTTCGCTGCCTGAGAATGCCGGCCCTTCACATGCCCGCAACCGGGCGCTCGAATTGTCCAACTGCGCGTTCGTCGCCATTCTGGATGCCGACGACTTCATCCTGCCGGGACGTTTTCGCAGACTTCTCCGCCAGTCCGCCGACTGGGACTTCATCGCAGACAACATCCTCCTCATCGATGCCGCCCATGCTGACGCGCCGCTCGACGTCGCCGACATTGCCGAAGATGGCTACATGCTGACGACCCTGCAATTCATTCAGGGCAACATCTCGCAGGCCGGTGTCGAGCGCGCAGAAATCGGATTTCTCAAGCCGGTGATGAAACGGGCGTTTCTCGACCGGCATGGGCTGCGCTACGACGAGACGATGCGGCTGGGAGAGGACTATGACCTCTATCTCCGCGCGCTGGCGAGCGGAGCCCGATATCGCGTCGTTCACGCGTGCGGCTATGGCGCGACCGTGCGGGCGAATTCGCTCAGTGGGCGCCACCGCACGGCAGACCTGAAAATGCTCTACGAGGCCGATCAGCGCATTCGTGCAAAGTTTCAGCTGACCGCTGCGGAACAGGAGGCACTCTCCCGGCACGAAGCGCAGATCCGCCGGCGCTACGACCTGCGAGCCTTCCTCGACCAAAAGAAGGAGATCGGTCTCGGTGCTTCAGTTGCTCAGCTTCTCGGCCGACCGCGCGTCTTCTGGCACGTGATGGCCGGTGTGCTGAGAGACAAGAAGCAGGCCCATCTCTTGCGCAGCAACGCCGGTACGCCGATGACCTTGCCCCGCTATTTGCTGCCGACGCGAATGGCGCACAAAGAATAG
- a CDS encoding sugar transferase, producing MKPVARWSARADHLSTLSSMPPAIGGAGKRGFDIVCALSAIILLAPLLCLLALLVKSSDGGSVFYAHKRIGRHGLLFGCLKFRTMAENGDELLKQHLADCPESRLEWQKTRKLKEDPRVTRVGRVLRKLSLDELPQLFNILLGDMSVVGPRPVVQSELDLYGNAAAHYLQSRPGLTGLWQVSGRNDVSYQQRIEFDRHYVENWSFYTDIKIIAMTIPVVCTSRGSY from the coding sequence ATGAAGCCAGTCGCCAGATGGTCCGCTCGCGCGGACCACCTCAGTACCTTGTCGTCCATGCCACCCGCGATTGGAGGAGCGGGAAAGCGTGGATTCGATATCGTCTGTGCATTATCAGCCATTATTCTTCTTGCGCCGCTGCTATGTCTGCTCGCGCTTCTCGTAAAGTCTTCAGATGGCGGCAGCGTGTTTTACGCGCACAAGCGCATCGGCCGGCATGGGCTGCTGTTCGGCTGCCTGAAGTTCCGCACGATGGCAGAAAACGGCGACGAGTTGCTCAAGCAGCACCTGGCAGATTGCCCGGAAAGCCGCCTCGAGTGGCAGAAGACCCGCAAGCTGAAAGAAGATCCGCGCGTGACACGGGTCGGGCGGGTTCTGCGCAAGCTCAGCCTCGACGAACTGCCGCAGCTCTTCAACATTCTGCTTGGAGACATGAGCGTCGTCGGGCCGCGTCCGGTGGTGCAGTCCGAGCTCGACCTCTACGGCAATGCCGCCGCGCACTATCTTCAGTCGCGTCCGGGCCTCACCGGCCTATGGCAGGTGTCGGGCCGCAATGACGTGTCCTACCAGCAGCGCATCGAGTTCGACCGGCACTATGTCGAGAACTGGTCGTTCTATACCGACATCAAGATCATCGCGATGACGATACCCGTCGTCTGCACGTCGCGCGGCAGCTACTGA
- a CDS encoding polysaccharide pyruvyl transferase family protein, translating to MTPFYWESDHGNFGDDLNLWLWDFLLPGFRDVTPDVLLVGVGTVLNADLLKTGGRKLVVGSGFGYGALPDMRDETLWDIRCVRGPLTAEKVGLPEAFGIIDPAVMVADMPEFQSIERNGGTIFVPHWESTIGSLWPELCRLAGIGYVDPCGEAKSVIRAIASAELVVAESMHAAILADAFRVPWVAVTTSQSINSFKWTDWARSVGVEYAPRRLPISSRAEAIAKGASFWGFDFADRKMVAAAPSPDNTTVLERHAGVEQASGSGLRQLTKQILSGPATLALWRAARAPARISDDARLNERKDRFAAVLDEIRRDYF from the coding sequence ATGACACCTTTCTACTGGGAATCTGATCACGGCAATTTCGGTGACGACCTCAATCTCTGGCTTTGGGATTTCCTGCTGCCGGGCTTCCGCGATGTCACTCCCGATGTCCTGCTCGTCGGCGTCGGAACGGTGCTGAACGCCGACCTTCTGAAAACCGGCGGGCGCAAGCTGGTCGTCGGCTCCGGTTTTGGTTACGGCGCTCTGCCAGACATGAGGGACGAAACGCTCTGGGACATCCGCTGCGTGCGCGGCCCGCTGACGGCCGAGAAGGTCGGACTGCCGGAGGCATTCGGCATCATCGACCCCGCGGTGATGGTGGCCGACATGCCGGAGTTTCAATCGATCGAGCGAAACGGCGGCACAATCTTCGTGCCGCACTGGGAATCGACCATCGGCAGCCTCTGGCCCGAACTCTGCCGCCTGGCAGGGATCGGATATGTCGACCCGTGCGGGGAAGCCAAATCGGTCATCCGCGCCATCGCAAGCGCAGAGCTCGTTGTGGCGGAATCGATGCATGCGGCGATCCTCGCCGACGCATTCCGCGTGCCGTGGGTCGCGGTGACGACCTCGCAAAGCATCAACAGCTTCAAATGGACCGACTGGGCGCGCTCCGTCGGCGTTGAGTATGCACCCAGACGGTTGCCGATCTCGTCGCGCGCCGAGGCCATCGCAAAAGGCGCCTCCTTCTGGGGTTTTGATTTCGCCGATCGGAAAATGGTGGCTGCAGCACCTTCACCGGACAATACGACCGTGCTCGAGCGTCACGCCGGGGTCGAGCAGGCCAGTGGTTCCGGATTGCGGCAATTGACGAAGCAAATCCTGTCGGGTCCGGCCACCCTTGCCCTATGGCGCGCTGCGCGCGCTCCGGCGAGGATCAGCGACGATGCCCGCCTGAATGAACGCAAGGATCGCTTCGCCGCCGTTCTCGACGAGATCCGGAGAGACTATTTCTAG
- a CDS encoding exopolysaccharide production repressor protein: MFAIATFALTQSAWTTFVSTAICAVTIQVGYFAAILFIVWRDSGNENESTERAEREGRSQHAGATEGPDASSSRPMSTISRPRR; the protein is encoded by the coding sequence GTGTTTGCGATTGCAACCTTTGCGTTGACGCAATCCGCCTGGACAACCTTTGTCAGCACCGCGATTTGCGCTGTCACGATCCAGGTCGGCTATTTCGCGGCCATCCTGTTCATCGTCTGGCGCGACAGCGGCAATGAGAACGAATCCACTGAGCGGGCCGAGCGAGAAGGTCGGTCGCAGCACGCCGGCGCCACAGAAGGCCCGGATGCATCGTCTTCTCGGCCGATGAGCACCATTTCTCGACCACGGCGCTAG
- a CDS encoding glycosyltransferase family 2 protein — MTKCSVVIPYYQREPGILRRALASVFSQTHANFDVIVVDDESPQAIETELEGLDAAQRDRLIIVKQQNGGPGAARNAGLDRVPADSDYVAFLDSDDEWTPGHLKTALAALSLFDAQCYFAAIGGGDAFHYHFDMTALSQRTELSRLSDDPPIFEAADLPGVMLENWSFMHLSCMVIAAPLFRTVRFESSLRLAAEDVLFFYECVRKASRSILSDTPGAVRGEGLNIFHGVDNTSPQFLKQQFNTWAALDRLERLFEHAPKDLASIECYKQTARRQALWGQAKLIKRRRSPQLGELVKWAWRDPKLMASALDLAVSKFKKQAERS; from the coding sequence ATGACGAAATGCAGCGTCGTTATTCCATATTACCAGCGCGAGCCCGGCATACTGCGCCGTGCGCTAGCCTCTGTCTTCTCCCAGACGCACGCCAATTTTGACGTCATCGTGGTGGATGACGAATCCCCTCAGGCCATCGAAACGGAGCTCGAAGGCCTCGATGCGGCCCAGCGGGATCGGCTGATCATCGTCAAACAGCAGAATGGCGGGCCGGGAGCCGCGCGAAACGCCGGGTTAGACCGTGTTCCAGCGGATTCCGACTATGTCGCCTTCCTCGATTCCGATGATGAATGGACGCCCGGCCATCTGAAAACAGCGCTCGCTGCGCTGTCACTTTTTGATGCGCAGTGTTATTTCGCCGCGATCGGTGGCGGCGACGCCTTTCACTATCATTTCGACATGACTGCCCTCAGCCAGAGGACTGAATTGTCCCGGCTCTCGGATGATCCGCCGATCTTCGAGGCGGCCGACCTGCCGGGCGTCATGCTGGAAAACTGGAGCTTCATGCACCTGTCCTGCATGGTGATTGCAGCCCCGCTCTTTCGAACAGTTCGCTTCGAATCGAGCCTGCGCCTCGCTGCGGAGGATGTGCTCTTTTTCTATGAGTGCGTGCGCAAGGCCAGTCGGTCGATCCTCAGCGACACACCCGGCGCGGTGCGGGGCGAAGGGCTCAACATCTTCCATGGCGTTGACAACACGTCACCGCAGTTCCTGAAGCAGCAGTTCAACACCTGGGCTGCACTCGACAGGTTGGAGCGCCTGTTCGAACATGCGCCCAAGGACCTCGCCTCAATCGAATGCTACAAGCAGACTGCGCGGCGCCAAGCGCTGTGGGGGCAGGCAAAGCTGATCAAACGCCGCCGCTCTCCCCAGCTCGGCGAACTGGTCAAATGGGCCTGGCGCGATCCGAAGCTCATGGCGAGCGCGCTCGACCTCGCAGTCTCAAAATTCAAAAAGCAGGCAGAGCGGTCATGA
- a CDS encoding polysaccharide biosynthesis/export family protein, whose amino-acid sequence MHFFEGTHKRLLAYLVGILVASGVPLTAAAQEYTLGTMDKVTVRVVEWQTTEGAVRDWSSVSGDYTVGPSGRISVPFVGDIDAAGKTTTELATAIGNELQQTLGLMDRPEAAVELAEFRPIFMAGDVETPGRYPFDPNLTVLKAVSIAGGIRRSSDTGMRLERDFINASGERDVLAVERSRLIAKRARLHAESSGSDDIEFPAELSSSEEGQRLMESEKAFMTSRAQRLSVQLAEIDDLKALLQSEITALERKIETQQRQTDLARDELTGIGDLATRGLVVNERVLSLERQIADLEGRVLDMETAALRARQSIAEATQDANALRDDYETGISQDLQQTEAELNATELKITTQGNLILEALARAPEAAAGASSGDQLQVGYVIVRDNNGEVSELAADESTPVLPGDVVKVDIQPMASQ is encoded by the coding sequence ATGCATTTCTTTGAAGGCACGCACAAACGCCTCCTCGCCTATCTGGTTGGTATCCTGGTCGCCTCTGGGGTGCCACTGACCGCAGCGGCCCAGGAATACACGCTCGGAACCATGGACAAGGTCACGGTCCGGGTTGTTGAATGGCAAACGACCGAAGGTGCGGTGCGCGACTGGTCGTCCGTATCCGGGGATTACACCGTCGGACCTTCCGGTCGCATCTCGGTACCGTTCGTCGGGGACATCGACGCGGCCGGCAAAACCACGACGGAACTTGCCACGGCGATCGGCAACGAGCTTCAGCAGACGCTCGGCCTGATGGATCGTCCCGAGGCAGCGGTCGAGCTTGCCGAGTTTCGCCCGATCTTCATGGCCGGCGATGTCGAAACACCCGGGCGCTACCCGTTCGACCCCAATCTGACTGTCCTGAAGGCAGTAAGCATCGCCGGCGGCATACGTCGATCTTCCGACACGGGTATGCGGCTGGAGCGCGATTTCATCAATGCGAGCGGCGAGCGGGATGTCCTGGCCGTGGAACGGTCAAGGCTGATCGCCAAACGCGCCCGGCTCCACGCCGAGAGTTCAGGCAGTGACGACATCGAATTTCCTGCCGAGTTGAGTTCGAGCGAAGAAGGCCAGCGTTTGATGGAGAGCGAAAAAGCCTTCATGACGTCGCGCGCGCAGCGCCTGTCCGTACAACTCGCCGAGATCGACGATCTCAAGGCCTTGCTCCAGAGCGAAATAACCGCCCTGGAGCGGAAGATCGAAACCCAGCAGCGCCAGACCGATCTTGCAAGAGATGAGCTCACGGGCATCGGCGATCTCGCGACGCGCGGGCTGGTCGTCAATGAGCGCGTTCTGTCTCTCGAACGCCAGATTGCCGATCTGGAAGGACGCGTTCTCGACATGGAAACGGCTGCGCTGCGTGCGCGCCAGTCGATCGCCGAGGCAACCCAGGACGCGAATGCGCTTCGGGATGACTACGAGACGGGGATCTCTCAGGATCTGCAGCAAACGGAAGCCGAACTCAACGCGACGGAGCTGAAGATCACGACGCAAGGCAACCTGATCCTCGAAGCGCTGGCACGCGCTCCAGAAGCGGCCGCCGGTGCATCTTCCGGTGATCAACTCCAGGTCGGCTATGTGATCGTGCGCGACAACAACGGTGAAGTCAGCGAACTCGCGGCGGACGAGAGCACTCCGGTCCTGCCGGGCGACGTGGTCAAGGTCGATATACAGCCTATGGCAAGCCAGTAG